Proteins encoded within one genomic window of uncultured Desulfobacter sp.:
- a CDS encoding 4Fe-4S dicluster domain-containing protein has translation MKVIRKIIEIDEEKCDGCGNCVPSCAEGAIQIIDGKAKVIGDKYCDGLGACLGDCPKDALKLIERQADEYDEEAVHARLERQKTESGNQKPKGCPSQQVKTFPISAGPGMGMSTVGPAGNSALGHWPVQLRLIPSSAPFLKDANLLITADCVPVAAPSFHSDYLKGKVVMLACPKFDDDDLYIDKLADIFSRNNIKGITMMVMEVPCCSKMKWIVDSAMEKSGENIPVHQVTISTTGQPLP, from the coding sequence ATGAAAGTGATTCGTAAAATTATAGAGATAGACGAAGAAAAGTGTGACGGCTGCGGGAATTGCGTACCTTCCTGCGCTGAAGGTGCCATTCAGATTATTGACGGCAAAGCCAAGGTTATCGGCGATAAGTATTGTGATGGGCTTGGAGCCTGCCTTGGGGATTGTCCCAAAGATGCACTTAAGCTCATTGAGCGCCAGGCTGATGAATATGATGAAGAGGCTGTACATGCACGGCTTGAAAGACAGAAAACAGAATCCGGCAACCAGAAACCCAAAGGCTGCCCATCTCAACAGGTAAAAACCTTTCCTATCTCGGCGGGGCCGGGAATGGGAATGTCCACTGTCGGACCTGCAGGGAATTCTGCCTTAGGGCACTGGCCGGTCCAGCTCCGTCTGATTCCCAGTTCAGCACCCTTTTTAAAAGATGCAAACCTGCTGATCACAGCAGACTGTGTTCCCGTTGCCGCACCTTCGTTTCATTCTGATTATCTGAAAGGCAAGGTGGTGATGCTGGCCTGCCCTAAATTTGATGATGACGATCTTTATATTGACAAGCTTGCTGATATTTTTAGCCGGAATAATATCAAGGGCATTACCATGATGGTCATGGAGGTTCCCTGTTGTTCAAAAATGAAATGGATTGTTGACAGTGCCATGGAAAAATCAGGTGAAAATATTCCTGTTCACCAGGTTACCATATCAACTACAGGGCAGCCGTTGCCTTGA
- a CDS encoding response regulator → MNPNNYPERPILLVEDNPMDIDLTLRAFKKEGLSNPIELARDGEEALDFISRWEQGAPLPLIILMDLKLPKVGGLEVTRRIDETASKISISAFAYKPVVTVDLSKTVRKVLDEAKKKFD, encoded by the coding sequence ATGAATCCAAACAACTATCCTGAAAGACCCATCCTGTTGGTTGAGGACAATCCCATGGATATCGATTTAACGCTGAGGGCTTTTAAAAAAGAGGGCCTGTCAAATCCAATAGAACTGGCAAGAGACGGAGAAGAAGCCCTGGACTTTATATCCCGGTGGGAGCAGGGTGCCCCCCTGCCCTTAATAATATTAATGGACTTGAAACTACCCAAAGTTGGCGGGCTGGAAGTCACTCGTCGGATCGATGAAACCGCTTCCAAAATTAGCATCAGTGCATTTGCTTACAAGCCCGTGGTGACGGTGGATCTGTCAAAAACCGTCCGAAAAGTGTTGGACGAAGCCAAAAAAAAATTTGATTAA
- a CDS encoding Crp/Fnr family transcriptional regulator, giving the protein MASELTINKGELIFQEGDRGQGFYIVAQGKIKVFKMSFEGKEQILHIYGPGHTFGEVPVFQGKSFPASAMALEPSIVLFLPREVFVQQIEKSPALAMNMLADLSRRLREFTVQIENLSLKEVPARLAAYILTLAQEESRGSQKTTMQKSHGSAANVVLPVSKVQLASLIGTTPETISRGLKKIEQAGFIKTDGKTIVIIDHQGLEALSHTGRL; this is encoded by the coding sequence TTGGCCAGTGAACTGACCATAAACAAGGGCGAACTCATCTTCCAGGAAGGAGACAGGGGCCAAGGGTTTTACATCGTGGCCCAAGGTAAAATCAAAGTATTTAAAATGTCTTTTGAGGGAAAAGAGCAGATCCTTCATATATACGGCCCTGGCCATACATTTGGCGAAGTTCCTGTATTCCAGGGGAAAAGCTTTCCGGCCTCTGCCATGGCCCTGGAACCGTCTATCGTTCTTTTTTTGCCAAGAGAGGTGTTTGTCCAACAAATTGAAAAGTCCCCTGCCCTTGCCATGAATATGCTGGCAGATCTGTCCAGGCGATTAAGGGAATTCACGGTTCAAATTGAAAATTTAAGTCTCAAGGAAGTACCGGCCAGGCTGGCAGCCTACATCCTGACACTGGCCCAAGAAGAGTCAAGAGGCTCACAAAAGACAACCATGCAAAAAAGTCATGGATCGGCAGCCAATGTGGTGTTGCCTGTTTCCAAGGTTCAGCTGGCAAGCCTCATCGGCACAACCCCTGAAACCATTTCCCGTGGATTAAAAAAAATCGAACAGGCCGGATTTATCAAAACCGATGGGAAAACAATCGTGATTATAGACCATCAGGGTCTTGAGGCATTATCCCATACCGGTCGCTTGTAG
- a CDS encoding PocR ligand-binding domain-containing protein: MEQENAELMAGGAIHSKKHPAVEIAEEPNKVLDLKSMVNIEEFQSVMDEFHHLTHMVTAVLDIKGNVIEATGWQDICLNFHRKHPETAKNCTQSDLYLSDKLKPDEYADYKCKNGLWDVVTPLYVGTEHLGNIYTGQFFYDDDEIDIKQCQIKITIDLPFETIKSDTETLRQVLTNYLDIPKKRNTASQEN; encoded by the coding sequence TTGGAGCAAGAAAACGCTGAATTGATGGCCGGGGGCGCAATTCATTCGAAAAAGCACCCGGCTGTTGAGATTGCGGAAGAACCGAACAAAGTCCTGGACCTTAAATCCATGGTCAACATCGAAGAGTTCCAGTCGGTTATGGATGAATTCCACCACTTGACCCACATGGTGACAGCCGTACTTGATATAAAAGGAAATGTCATCGAAGCCACCGGTTGGCAGGATATCTGTCTAAATTTCCATCGAAAACACCCCGAAACGGCAAAAAATTGCACCCAAAGCGACCTTTACTTGTCAGACAAACTTAAACCTGACGAATATGCCGATTACAAATGTAAAAACGGTCTATGGGATGTGGTCACACCGCTGTATGTTGGGACGGAGCACCTGGGTAACATTTATACAGGACAGTTTTTTTATGATGACGATGAAATTGATATTAAACAATGCCAAATCAAAATAACCATAGATTTACCGTTTGAGACCATCAAATCCGACACAGAGACCCTTCGTCAAGTGCTCACAAATTATCTGGATATCCCCAAAAAAAGGAACACAGCGTCGCAGGAGAATTAA
- a CDS encoding 4'-phosphopantetheinyl transferase superfamily protein, giving the protein MQQINLLFREQGIDFCLVHIPAMLEALLPQIVGPGYQTRPGCQFRLDQFAQPVLSPAELNGLNQLFALKKQVERLAGRWAVKNLVMQETGLSPDAVEIHNDHSGAPVLAPSFNYAISISHSGDYALAALCKKAHAIGVDMETVIPVDIPALLHAGFSNNEQRAYAGADFETILKIWTIKEALLKYRRTGLKNSAKKIEWLNDMLYENHASIDDVLVKSYQRDKIVFSVVFPNLQATGMG; this is encoded by the coding sequence ATGCAACAGATAAACCTGCTGTTCCGTGAACAAGGCATTGATTTTTGCCTTGTTCACATCCCGGCAATGCTCGAAGCGTTATTACCCCAAATCGTCGGGCCTGGTTACCAGACCAGGCCCGGCTGCCAATTTCGTTTGGATCAGTTTGCACAGCCTGTGCTTTCCCCTGCTGAACTGAACGGGTTAAATCAATTGTTTGCCCTGAAAAAGCAGGTGGAACGTCTGGCCGGCCGATGGGCGGTAAAAAACCTTGTCATGCAGGAAACAGGCCTTTCCCCGGATGCCGTTGAGATTCATAATGACCACTCCGGGGCCCCCGTTCTGGCACCATCCTTTAATTATGCCATATCCATTTCTCATTCAGGTGATTACGCCCTGGCTGCCTTGTGTAAAAAAGCCCATGCCATCGGTGTTGATATGGAGACCGTAATCCCTGTAGATATCCCGGCCCTTTTACACGCAGGATTTTCAAATAACGAGCAACGTGCATACGCCGGGGCAGACTTTGAAACGATCCTGAAAATTTGGACCATAAAAGAAGCTTTGCTGAAATATCGGCGCACCGGATTAAAAAATTCTGCAAAAAAAATTGAATGGCTCAATGACATGTTGTACGAAAATCATGCCTCCATCGATGACGTCCTCGTGAAATCATACCAGCGGGATAAAATTGTATTTTCGGTGGTTTTTCCAAATCTACAAGCGACCGGTATGGGATAA